Proteins co-encoded in one Fibrobacter sp. UWT2 genomic window:
- a CDS encoding V-type ATP synthase subunit K (produces ATP from ADP in the presence of a proton gradient across the membrane; the K subunit is a nonenzymatic component which binds the dimeric form by interacting with the G and E subunits) codes for MEPNTMVTLAKMGAAAALGIAAMGSALGCGTAGMSAITMWKKAYAQGKSALFTLLVFVGAPISQTIYGMLLMNFILSKAAESGFTNWGGCLGAGIFGGLGMMASAWYQGKSAAVACDALGETGKGMVNYLMVLGIVETVALFVLVFSMMVL; via the coding sequence CAATGGTGACTCTCGCTAAAATGGGTGCTGCAGCTGCGCTTGGCATTGCGGCTATGGGCTCTGCCCTTGGTTGCGGAACGGCTGGTATGTCCGCCATCACGATGTGGAAGAAGGCTTATGCCCAGGGCAAGTCCGCCCTCTTCACACTCCTGGTGTTCGTGGGTGCCCCGATTTCCCAGACGATTTACGGCATGTTGCTCATGAACTTCATCCTGAGCAAGGCTGCTGAATCCGGCTTTACCAACTGGGGCGGCTGCCTCGGCGCCGGTATCTTTGGCGGTCTCGGCATGATGGCTTCTGCCTGGTATCAGGGCAAGTCCGCTGCTGTGGCTTGCGATGCTCTCGGTGAAACCGGCAAGGGCATGGTGAACTACCTCATGGTGCTCGGTATCGTGGAAACCGTGGCCCTGTTCGTTCTCGTGTTCTCCATGATGGTGCTCTAA
- a CDS encoding V-type ATP synthase subunit K (produces ATP from ADP in the presence of a proton gradient across the membrane; the K subunit is a nonenzymatic component which binds the dimeric form by interacting with the G and E subunits) produces MDQAQLLTLAKLGAVAALGLAAVGSALGCGTAGMAAIGAWKKAYLKGKNALFTLLIFVGAPIAQTIYGMLLMMYILNKSQAAPANWAAYLGVGIFGGIGMMASAWYVGKSAADACNALGETGKGLVNYLMVLGVGETVALFVMVFSMMLVS; encoded by the coding sequence ATGGATCAAGCTCAACTTTTAACGCTCGCGAAACTCGGCGCGGTGGCGGCCTTGGGCCTTGCCGCGGTGGGTTCTGCGCTAGGCTGCGGGACTGCCGGCATGGCGGCCATCGGAGCCTGGAAGAAGGCGTATCTCAAGGGTAAGAACGCGCTGTTTACGTTGCTCATCTTCGTGGGCGCGCCGATTGCGCAGACAATCTACGGTATGTTGCTGATGATGTACATCCTGAACAAGTCCCAGGCGGCTCCGGCCAACTGGGCTGCATACCTGGGTGTGGGCATCTTCGGTGGCATCGGCATGATGGCCAGCGCCTGGTATGTGGGCAAGTCCGCTGCGGACGCCTGCAACGCCCTCGGCGAAACCGGCAAGGGCCTCGTGAACTACCTGATGGTGCTTGGCGTCGGCGAAACCGTTGCCCTGTTCGTCATGGTGTTCTCCATGATGCTGGTGAGTTAG
- a CDS encoding AAA family ATPase — MEIFKIDRISVKNFKSLADFEISDIPMFSCLIGINGSGKTTLLQFLDFVKSLMNGNVPQWVNEQGLNNVTELLTLGGERKYSIDIEIDATLGEKKAFWKAKFNTREMRCTVETLREGVVEYRYESGKLNISEPDKKIQVIDYGPSNYSGSIFSFRETGFSKFIRQCRFLGVLDPHAIAQSSRVAKAQSVSVESNGRNLSGFIAGLSADNQRNLLAQIQNFYAPLKAMEIKRQQFGWKSLLLSELEKSVFSATNLSYGTLRLFVLLSQQFTDDKVILFDEVENGLNQELFEKFVAKLQNYGEPKKQVIVSTHSGLFLNYLTDDQARSGVFFLYKDKIGHTHVRRFFDIPQMSEKLNVLGPGEAMGDTDLIELSDQLSD; from the coding sequence ATGGAAATTTTTAAGATTGACAGAATATCCGTAAAGAATTTCAAATCCCTAGCGGATTTTGAAATAAGTGATATTCCCATGTTTTCTTGCCTGATTGGAATCAACGGTTCAGGCAAGACAACGCTCCTTCAGTTCCTTGACTTCGTGAAATCGCTGATGAATGGCAATGTCCCTCAGTGGGTTAATGAACAGGGCCTGAACAATGTGACGGAATTGCTTACTCTTGGTGGCGAGCGTAAGTATTCTATTGATATTGAAATTGATGCGACTCTTGGAGAGAAAAAAGCTTTCTGGAAAGCCAAGTTTAATACCCGTGAAATGCGGTGCACTGTGGAAACGCTCAGGGAAGGCGTTGTCGAATATCGTTATGAATCAGGCAAATTGAATATTTCGGAACCGGACAAGAAAATTCAAGTTATCGATTATGGCCCGTCCAATTATTCGGGGTCTATTTTTTCTTTCAGGGAAACTGGATTTAGTAAGTTTATAAGACAGTGTCGATTCCTGGGGGTTCTTGACCCCCATGCGATTGCGCAGTCGTCGCGTGTTGCCAAGGCACAATCCGTGTCCGTAGAGAGCAACGGACGTAATCTGAGCGGCTTTATCGCAGGTTTGTCTGCCGATAACCAGCGTAACCTTCTTGCTCAAATTCAGAACTTCTATGCTCCGCTTAAGGCTATGGAAATTAAACGCCAGCAATTTGGCTGGAAATCCTTGCTTTTGAGTGAACTTGAAAAAAGCGTGTTCTCCGCGACAAATCTAAGTTATGGAACACTCCGCCTGTTTGTTCTTTTGTCACAGCAATTTACTGATGACAAGGTGATTCTCTTTGATGAAGTTGAGAATGGCCTGAATCAGGAACTTTTCGAAAAGTTTGTTGCGAAGTTGCAAAACTACGGTGAACCGAAAAAACAGGTTATCGTCTCTACGCACAGCGGACTTTTCTTGAACTACTTGACCGATGACCAGGCGCGTTCGGGAGTCTTTTTCCTATATAAGGATAAAATAGGGCATACACACGTCCGTCGGTTCTTCGATATTCCGCAGATGTCGGAAAAATTGAATGTTC